In Rhizobium glycinendophyticum, a single window of DNA contains:
- a CDS encoding GntR family transcriptional regulator, producing the protein MNGTLPLSELQSMRGGPLYVKLRMMIEEAVASGRLKHGDALPAERDIADAADISRVTVRKAIDELVSEGLLVRRRGSGTFVVKPVQRMQQPLSQLTSFTEDMRRRGMVAGSRWLGRGLFYPTAEETMMLGLAGGARVSRLDRLRTANDMPIALERTSLPDDLLPDPDAVENSLYLHLLESNIRPVRANQRISAVLLKDEETKLLGVPPGSAALSVQRIAYLETGRVMEMSTALYRSDAYDLVAELSIGAPMKPQT; encoded by the coding sequence ATGAACGGGACACTGCCTCTAAGCGAACTGCAATCCATGCGCGGCGGCCCGCTTTATGTGAAGCTGCGGATGATGATCGAGGAGGCTGTTGCCTCAGGCCGCCTGAAGCATGGCGACGCGCTTCCGGCAGAACGCGATATTGCCGATGCTGCCGACATCAGCCGCGTCACGGTACGCAAGGCAATTGACGAACTGGTGAGCGAGGGCCTGCTCGTCCGCCGGCGCGGCTCCGGCACCTTTGTCGTAAAGCCAGTGCAGCGCATGCAGCAGCCGCTCAGCCAGTTGACCTCCTTCACCGAAGACATGCGCAGACGTGGCATGGTGGCCGGTTCCCGCTGGCTCGGGCGCGGCCTGTTCTATCCGACGGCCGAGGAAACCATGATGTTGGGCCTGGCCGGGGGTGCCCGCGTCTCTCGCCTTGATCGTCTGCGAACAGCCAACGACATGCCGATCGCCCTCGAACGCACCAGCCTTCCGGACGATCTGCTGCCCGACCCGGATGCGGTGGAAAACTCGCTTTATCTGCACCTGCTGGAAAGCAATATCCGCCCCGTACGTGCTAATCAGCGGATTTCTGCCGTCCTCCTCAAGGATGAGGAAACCAAGCTGCTCGGGGTCCCTCCGGGGTCTGCGGCGCTGTCGGTACAGCGGATTGCCTATCTCGAAACCGGGCGCGTCATGGAAATGTCGACGGCCCTTTACCGTAGCGATGCCTACGACCTCGTGGCCGAACTCAGCATCGGCGCGCCGATGAAGCCACAGACCTGA
- a CDS encoding SIS domain-containing protein yields MTTKMREEIDEIPAAAARLLDTSSSVITHCAQTLLDKDPSVVVTVARGSSDHAAFFLKYAIELQLGLPVASLGPSLASIYERPMKLGNAAAFAVSQSGASPDIVAMAKGARDGGATTISLVNTLPSPLAEAATHAVDIMAGPEIAVAATKSFVNSIVAGLAIIAAWTRDADLERAVATLPDHFAKALGLDWSPLLQPLETADSLYMLGRGPALAIAAEAALKCKETCELHAEAYSSAEVLHGPVSIVGRDFPVVGFAARDKAEASIVQTISKLAAGNAACFITSDFGTGGHRLPFVATGHPITDALALIVPYYGFIEALSRARGFNPDKPVALKKVTETQ; encoded by the coding sequence ATGACGACGAAAATGCGAGAGGAAATCGACGAGATACCGGCCGCCGCCGCTCGTCTTCTGGATACATCCTCTTCGGTAATTACCCATTGCGCACAAACCCTTCTCGATAAGGACCCCTCTGTGGTCGTCACCGTCGCCCGCGGCTCTTCCGATCACGCCGCCTTCTTCCTGAAATATGCGATCGAACTGCAGCTGGGGCTTCCTGTCGCCTCGCTTGGTCCCTCGCTCGCCTCGATATATGAGCGGCCTATGAAGCTCGGCAACGCCGCAGCCTTCGCCGTGTCGCAGTCGGGCGCAAGCCCTGACATTGTTGCGATGGCGAAAGGTGCGCGCGACGGCGGGGCGACCACGATCAGCCTCGTCAACACGCTGCCATCACCTCTGGCCGAGGCCGCAACGCATGCCGTCGATATCATGGCAGGTCCGGAAATTGCGGTCGCAGCGACGAAATCCTTCGTGAACTCGATCGTTGCCGGCCTTGCTATCATCGCGGCGTGGACACGTGACGCTGATCTCGAACGGGCCGTGGCCACCCTCCCCGACCATTTCGCCAAGGCACTTGGACTGGATTGGAGCCCCCTGCTGCAGCCGCTGGAAACAGCCGACTCGCTCTATATGCTCGGCCGTGGTCCGGCCCTGGCGATTGCCGCCGAAGCCGCCCTCAAATGCAAGGAAACCTGCGAACTCCATGCCGAGGCCTATTCCTCCGCAGAGGTGCTGCATGGGCCGGTTTCGATCGTTGGCCGAGACTTCCCTGTCGTAGGCTTCGCTGCGCGCGACAAGGCCGAAGCCTCCATCGTCCAGACAATCTCGAAGCTGGCCGCAGGGAATGCCGCCTGCTTCATAACATCGGACTTTGGCACGGGCGGACATCGACTGCCCTTCGTTGCCACCGGCCATCCGATCACGGATGCGCTGGCACTGATCGTGCCGTATTATGGCTTCATAGAAGCTCTGTCGCGCGCCCGGGGTTTCAACCCGGACAAGCCCGTCGCGCTGAAAAAGGTGACCGAGACTCAATGA
- the nagA gene encoding N-acetylglucosamine-6-phosphate deacetylase, whose product MKPAFAVTARRIFDGNRMHADSALVVEGDKILSIVSQAELPAGMPRSGTPVSLITPGFIDLQVNGGGGTLFNNDPTETGIRTICQAHARFGTTALMVTFITDRPELKRMAITAGAEAEAHSLPGYLGLHLEGPHLSVARKGTHDPALIRPMTEDDLAYLEGVACSFGLSMITVAPESVTPEQVKRLKAAGYRVSLGHTDTQSANVTTYVEAGASMVTHLFNAMSQLGNREPGLVGAALTSPALHCGLIADGFHVDPVSMRVALAAKQGPAHIFLVTDAMSTIGSDETSFDLNGRTVYRRDGRLTLADGTLAGADIDMLSCIRFVHQRLGSPLDEALRMATVYPAEAVGAADRGTLERGKRADFVLLDEALDLRSTWIGGSCVYETASLQDRATA is encoded by the coding sequence ATGAAACCAGCCTTTGCCGTTACCGCTCGCCGCATCTTTGACGGCAACCGCATGCATGCCGACTCCGCTCTGGTCGTGGAGGGGGACAAGATCCTTTCGATCGTCTCCCAGGCAGAACTGCCGGCCGGCATGCCTCGATCCGGCACGCCAGTCTCGCTGATAACGCCTGGCTTTATCGACCTGCAGGTCAATGGCGGCGGCGGCACCCTGTTCAATAACGATCCGACCGAGACCGGTATCCGCACGATCTGCCAGGCCCATGCCCGTTTTGGCACGACAGCCTTGATGGTCACCTTCATCACCGACCGTCCGGAACTGAAGCGGATGGCGATCACCGCTGGCGCGGAAGCTGAAGCCCACAGCCTGCCCGGCTATCTCGGCCTACATCTCGAGGGCCCGCATCTGTCGGTCGCCCGCAAAGGGACCCACGACCCGGCCCTCATTCGCCCAATGACGGAGGACGATCTCGCTTATCTCGAAGGCGTGGCCTGCAGCTTTGGCCTTTCCATGATAACCGTCGCCCCGGAAAGCGTGACGCCGGAGCAGGTGAAGCGCCTCAAGGCCGCCGGTTACCGCGTCAGCCTTGGCCACACCGACACGCAGAGCGCCAATGTCACGACTTATGTCGAGGCAGGTGCCAGCATGGTCACCCATCTGTTCAATGCCATGAGCCAGCTTGGCAATCGCGAGCCGGGTCTCGTCGGTGCGGCCTTGACATCCCCTGCCCTGCATTGCGGCCTGATCGCCGACGGTTTCCATGTCGATCCGGTCAGCATGCGGGTGGCGCTGGCTGCCAAGCAGGGTCCGGCGCACATTTTCCTGGTGACGGACGCCATGTCGACCATCGGCTCTGATGAGACGAGCTTCGACCTGAACGGCCGAACCGTCTACCGCCGCGACGGCCGTCTGACGCTTGCCGACGGAACACTGGCCGGCGCCGATATCGACATGCTCTCCTGCATCCGCTTCGTCCATCAAAGGCTGGGCTCGCCCCTCGACGAAGCCCTGCGCATGGCAACGGTCTACCCGGCGGAAGCGGTGGGTGCGGCCGATCGCGGCACTCTGGAACGCGGCAAGCGCGCCGATTTCGTCTTGCTGGACGAGGCACTCGACCTCCGCTCCACCTGGATCGGCGGAAGCTGTGTCTACGAAACCGCTTCGCTGCAAGACAGGGCCACAGCATGA
- a CDS encoding ROK family protein, translating to MIVCFDIGGTAIKGAVAYSADDIRPFLRQPTPLHDFEAFVATLAAVITEAETQAGKRPDCVALSIAGVIDPDTAKAVVANIPCVHGRLLQADLERALGLPVVIANDADCFVLAEAGIGAARGHRVVFGIILGTGVGGGLVIDGKLINSAGGFAGEWGHGPVQANEAGTPPVRVPRFQCGCGQVGCIDAVCSARGLEKLHRELHGEIKTSEDILADWQTGDATAARTLDVYIDILTDALSLVVNVTGTTILPVGGGLSNVPALISAIDVALRRRILRKFAHPIVVPATCRVEPGLIGAAILGLGFAAEHRET from the coding sequence ATGATCGTGTGCTTCGACATCGGCGGCACCGCGATCAAGGGTGCGGTCGCATATTCGGCCGACGACATTCGGCCCTTCCTGCGCCAGCCGACGCCACTGCATGATTTCGAGGCCTTCGTCGCCACGCTGGCTGCCGTTATCACCGAGGCGGAAACACAGGCCGGCAAGCGCCCTGACTGTGTTGCACTGTCAATCGCCGGCGTCATCGATCCCGACACGGCTAAGGCCGTCGTCGCCAATATACCTTGCGTCCACGGCAGGCTGTTGCAGGCAGACCTGGAACGAGCCCTTGGGCTTCCCGTCGTCATCGCCAACGATGCGGACTGCTTCGTTCTGGCCGAGGCTGGCATCGGTGCTGCCCGTGGCCACCGCGTCGTCTTCGGCATCATCCTCGGCACGGGTGTCGGCGGCGGTCTCGTCATCGACGGCAAGCTGATCAACAGCGCCGGCGGATTTGCCGGCGAATGGGGCCACGGCCCTGTCCAGGCCAACGAAGCCGGCACCCCGCCGGTCCGTGTCCCCCGCTTCCAATGCGGCTGCGGCCAGGTCGGCTGCATCGATGCTGTCTGTAGCGCCCGTGGTCTGGAAAAGCTGCACCGAGAACTGCATGGCGAAATAAAAACGAGCGAGGACATCCTCGCCGACTGGCAGACTGGCGACGCAACCGCCGCCCGGACCCTCGACGTCTATATTGACATCCTGACCGACGCTCTCTCTCTCGTCGTGAATGTCACGGGAACAACGATCTTGCCTGTTGGCGGCGGATTGTCCAATGTGCCGGCCCTGATTTCGGCTATCGACGTGGCGCTGCGCCGCCGCATCCTGCGCAAGTTTGCCCATCCGATCGTTGTGCCTGCCACATGCCGTGTCGAACCCGGCCTGATCGGCGCTGCTATTCTCGGCCTCGGATTTGCGGCAGAGCATCGGGAGACGTGA
- a CDS encoding GNAT family N-acetyltransferase, with the protein MLVKLYDLQADPVLDTRMAEQGITLRRALVPELTAICDWIRPRFGAGWADEATAAIMRQPVTCWIAHQCDSLLGFACHEATMKGFFGPTGVDERARGKGVGHALLLRTLLDMREQGYGYAVIGGAGPIDFYRRSVGAIPIEDSSPGIYRGMLPTAAPSGVSE; encoded by the coding sequence ATGCTGGTGAAGCTCTACGACCTGCAGGCCGACCCCGTGCTCGACACGCGCATGGCAGAGCAGGGCATCACCTTGCGCCGGGCGCTGGTTCCCGAACTGACGGCAATCTGCGACTGGATCCGGCCACGCTTCGGCGCCGGCTGGGCCGACGAGGCGACGGCCGCCATCATGCGTCAGCCAGTGACCTGCTGGATTGCCCATCAGTGCGACAGCCTGCTCGGTTTCGCCTGTCACGAGGCCACCATGAAGGGCTTCTTCGGACCAACAGGGGTCGATGAAAGAGCCCGTGGCAAAGGTGTAGGTCACGCGCTTCTGCTGCGCACTTTGCTCGACATGCGCGAGCAGGGTTATGGCTATGCCGTGATCGGTGGCGCCGGTCCTATCGATTTCTATCGGCGAAGTGTCGGCGCAATCCCGATCGAAGACTCGTCGCCTGGCATTTATCGCGGCATGCTGCCCACGGCCGCGCCCTCAGGCGTGTCGGAGTGA
- a CDS encoding GNAT family N-acetyltransferase, translating to MAGAPEIRLLSAAEVEELIGWAALEGWNPGHGDASAFRTADPAGFIGCFVEGRFAAGISAVRYGSGFGFIGLYICHPDLRGRGLGRLVWDAGMAHLGGRVIGLDGVVEQQGNYARMGFEPAYDTVRWSIERMPGLSKADATCHAVGAADVADILPFDQGFFPEAREGFLTAWLQSPRRAFVCRRQGAVAGYTVVRPCRRGLKIGPLFAMDGRTAEDLLKVCLANLGGAEIHLDVPDYQQGFRYLLERMGFKPGFKTTRMYRGAPPSLHKAGVYAITTLELG from the coding sequence ATGGCCGGAGCTCCGGAGATCCGCCTGCTATCGGCTGCCGAGGTCGAGGAACTCATTGGCTGGGCCGCGCTGGAGGGCTGGAATCCGGGACATGGCGATGCCTCAGCTTTCCGCACGGCAGACCCTGCTGGTTTCATCGGCTGTTTCGTTGAAGGGCGGTTTGCAGCCGGCATTTCGGCCGTGCGCTACGGGTCCGGCTTCGGGTTCATCGGCCTCTATATCTGTCATCCGGATCTTCGAGGGCGGGGCCTCGGGCGGCTGGTGTGGGATGCCGGTATGGCGCATCTCGGCGGTCGCGTGATCGGTCTAGACGGCGTCGTCGAGCAACAGGGGAACTATGCTCGCATGGGCTTTGAGCCGGCCTATGACACGGTGCGCTGGAGCATCGAGCGCATGCCGGGTTTGTCCAAGGCTGATGCCACTTGCCACGCTGTCGGCGCTGCCGATGTCGCCGATATCCTCCCCTTCGATCAAGGCTTCTTTCCAGAGGCGCGCGAGGGCTTTCTCACCGCTTGGCTTCAGTCGCCACGGCGCGCCTTTGTCTGCCGCCGGCAGGGTGCGGTCGCTGGCTATACGGTGGTGCGGCCCTGTCGCCGTGGTCTCAAGATTGGGCCACTTTTTGCCATGGATGGACGCACAGCCGAGGATTTGCTCAAGGTTTGCCTCGCAAATCTCGGTGGTGCGGAGATCCATCTGGACGTGCCTGATTATCAGCAGGGGTTCCGTTATCTGCTGGAACGTATGGGGTTCAAACCCGGCTTCAAGACGACGCGGATGTACCGCGGAGCACCGCCCTCTCTGCACAAGGCCGGTGTCTATGCAATTACCACCCTGGAGCTTGGCTGA
- a CDS encoding aspartate/glutamate racemase family protein: protein MKIAVINPNTTASMTATIADAARRVAHADTEIDAITSSMGPVSIEGYYDEVFAIPGLLVEIARAEREGADAIVIACFDDTGLDAARALASIPVIGICEAAVSATAFIAQRFSIVTTMERSRLPVEHLVHRYGMGGRCRVRAADVPVLSLEDPNSNARDRLRSEISAALKDDKAEAIVLGCAGMADLTAALRLEFGVPVVDGVAAAVKQAEALVALGLSTAKRGAYATPIHKLYRGDLARFSPEAMGV from the coding sequence ATGAAAATTGCCGTCATCAATCCGAACACAACCGCCAGCATGACCGCGACCATTGCGGATGCCGCGCGACGGGTGGCCCATGCGGATACCGAGATCGATGCGATCACCTCGTCGATGGGGCCGGTTTCGATCGAAGGCTATTACGACGAGGTCTTCGCCATTCCCGGGCTTCTCGTTGAGATCGCCCGGGCCGAGCGCGAGGGCGCAGATGCGATCGTGATCGCCTGTTTCGACGATACCGGTCTCGATGCCGCCCGCGCTCTTGCGTCTATCCCCGTCATCGGTATCTGCGAGGCGGCCGTCTCCGCCACCGCCTTCATCGCCCAGCGTTTCTCGATCGTGACGACCATGGAGCGGTCGCGGTTGCCGGTCGAACATCTCGTACACCGCTACGGCATGGGCGGCCGCTGCAGGGTGCGGGCGGCGGATGTGCCGGTACTTTCGCTGGAAGACCCGAATTCGAATGCCCGCGACCGGCTGCGCAGTGAAATCTCGGCGGCGCTGAAGGACGACAAGGCGGAAGCGATCGTGCTCGGCTGTGCCGGCATGGCGGATCTCACGGCGGCGCTGAGGCTGGAATTCGGCGTTCCCGTCGTCGACGGTGTTGCGGCGGCCGTGAAGCAGGCGGAAGCGTTGGTGGCGCTGGGGCTCTCAACCGCCAAGCGCGGTGCTTATGCGACGCCGATCCACAAGCTTTATCGTGGTGACCTCGCTCGCTTCTCGCCCGAAGCCATGGGCGTATGA
- a CDS encoding ABC transporter permease has protein sequence MHSDKRPREFYILAAFFALFVLFLYGPLSAIVILSFQGPNGGLTFPLNGVSLHWFANLFETQAVGDFGGSFRRSFALGLMVMIVTVVVSLLAGLAFRRKFIGATPLFYLSVASLVVPSIIISLGIGVLFSQFGLQPAWYSSGFGAHLTWTLPFGVLIMFAIFNRFSPAYEEAARDLGATSWQTFRHVVLPMIAPPLIGVGLFGFTLSYDEFARTLMTSGTYNTLPLEIYGMTTNVTTPVLYALGTVTTLFSLLVIGGTLGLIVAMNRRRSQG, from the coding sequence ATGCATTCCGACAAGCGTCCCCGCGAATTCTACATTCTCGCCGCCTTCTTCGCGCTCTTCGTGCTCTTCCTCTATGGGCCGCTGTCCGCGATCGTCATTCTGTCCTTCCAGGGGCCGAATGGCGGTCTGACCTTCCCGCTCAATGGTGTGTCCCTGCACTGGTTTGCAAATCTGTTCGAGACCCAGGCGGTGGGTGATTTCGGCGGTTCCTTCCGCCGCTCCTTCGCGCTCGGACTTATGGTCATGATCGTCACCGTCGTCGTTTCGCTCTTGGCGGGACTTGCCTTTCGCCGCAAGTTTATCGGGGCAACGCCGCTTTTCTATCTCTCGGTCGCAAGCCTCGTGGTGCCGTCGATCATCATCTCGCTCGGCATCGGCGTGTTGTTCAGCCAGTTCGGCCTGCAGCCCGCCTGGTATTCCTCGGGCTTCGGCGCGCATCTGACCTGGACGCTGCCCTTCGGCGTCTTGATCATGTTTGCGATCTTCAACCGCTTCTCGCCGGCTTACGAAGAGGCCGCCCGCGACCTTGGCGCGACGTCCTGGCAGACATTCCGCCATGTCGTCCTGCCGATGATCGCGCCGCCCTTGATCGGGGTCGGGCTGTTCGGCTTCACGCTATCCTATGACGAGTTTGCCCGCACGCTGATGACCTCGGGGACCTACAATACGCTGCCGCTCGAGATCTACGGCATGACGACCAACGTGACGACGCCGGTGCTCTATGCGCTAGGTACGGTCACCACGCTGTTTTCGCTGCTGGTCATTGGCGGCACGCTCGGCCTCATCGTTGCGATGAACCGCCGCAGAAGCCAGGGCTGA
- a CDS encoding ABC transporter permease — protein sequence MVEVRFLGVGEPKPKRVIRVPLALVSYLQATPLALILGAFLLLPILMIGTVSFWDYDFAQMYPDFVTFNYTETLGSWVTWKTYLNTLKFAVIVWAITLFVGFWVAYFLAFHVRTSAMQSVLFLVCTVPFLTSNIIRMISWIPVLGRNGLINSALVNAGIIPQPIEWLLYSDFAVVLAMVHLYTLFMVTPIFNTMMRIDRSLLEAARDAGASGWQILTNVILPLSKPGMAIGTIFVVTLVMADFSTVQVMSGGQSASVALMMKNQMSLLQYPAAAANAVVLLILVLLMVAAILRVVDIRKEL from the coding sequence ATGGTGGAAGTCCGATTTCTGGGCGTCGGCGAGCCGAAGCCGAAGCGCGTGATCCGCGTGCCACTCGCGCTTGTCTCCTATCTGCAGGCGACGCCGCTGGCGCTGATCCTGGGGGCGTTTCTGCTTCTGCCGATCCTGATGATCGGGACCGTGTCCTTCTGGGACTACGACTTTGCCCAGATGTATCCCGACTTCGTCACTTTCAATTATACTGAGACGCTGGGCTCGTGGGTGACCTGGAAGACCTATCTCAACACCTTGAAGTTCGCCGTCATCGTCTGGGCAATCACGCTCTTCGTTGGTTTTTGGGTCGCTTATTTCCTCGCCTTCCATGTGCGGACATCCGCGATGCAGAGCGTGCTCTTTCTTGTCTGCACCGTGCCATTCCTGACATCCAACATCATCCGCATGATCTCCTGGATCCCGGTCCTCGGCCGCAACGGGCTGATCAATTCGGCGCTGGTGAATGCCGGGATCATTCCGCAGCCCATCGAGTGGCTGCTCTATTCGGATTTCGCCGTCGTGCTTGCCATGGTGCATCTCTACACGCTGTTCATGGTGACCCCGATCTTCAACACGATGATGCGTATCGACCGTTCGCTACTCGAAGCCGCGCGCGATGCAGGCGCCAGCGGCTGGCAGATCCTGACTAATGTCATCCTGCCGCTCTCCAAGCCCGGCATGGCGATCGGGACCATTTTCGTCGTGACACTGGTGATGGCGGATTTCTCCACGGTGCAGGTCATGTCTGGCGGCCAGAGCGCTTCCGTTGCACTGATGATGAAGAACCAGATGTCGCTGCTGCAATACCCGGCCGCTGCCGCCAATGCCGTGGTGCTCCTGATCCTGGTCCTGCTGATGGTCGCGGCGATCCTGCGCGTCGTCGATATCCGGAAGGAACTCTAA
- a CDS encoding ABC transporter substrate-binding protein — protein MTAKKTPKGVSRRTFLKTASAAAGLAAGSGAITGFPTIWAQSNITLRQFGTGVSNINAIAEQCKKDLGITLEMTATDSDAAAQRAVTQPNSYDIADIEYWILKKVYPTGVIQPMETKKLKYYDKVVPLFKTGKLLPDSVIAQGTAPHTVGYVESKDAKTFASGETELFTMMPTIYNADTLGIRPDLVGREITTWADIMDPAFKGKTSILNIPSIGIMDAAMICEAMGIIKYADKGNMTKAEIDTTIDFLIKAKQDGQFRAFWKSFDESVNLMASGEVVIQSMWSPAVAAVRSKGIACKYQPLKEGYRSWGGGLGLASHLSGAQLDAAYEYINWYTSGWVGGYLNRQGYYSACMETAKEFMSADEWGYWIEGKPAAGDILSPEGKVMEKAGAVRDGGSFEERMGKVACWNSVMDEDRYMVRRWNEFIAA, from the coding sequence ATGACTGCCAAGAAGACTCCCAAGGGCGTTTCGCGCCGTACATTCTTGAAAACCGCATCGGCCGCGGCCGGCCTCGCCGCTGGTTCGGGCGCTATTACCGGCTTCCCGACCATCTGGGCTCAATCGAACATTACGCTCCGCCAGTTCGGCACGGGCGTGTCGAACATCAATGCGATCGCCGAGCAGTGCAAGAAGGACCTCGGCATCACGCTCGAGATGACCGCGACCGATTCCGACGCTGCTGCCCAGCGTGCCGTGACCCAGCCGAACTCCTATGACATTGCCGACATCGAATACTGGATCCTCAAGAAGGTCTATCCGACCGGCGTGATCCAGCCGATGGAAACGAAGAAGCTCAAGTATTACGACAAGGTCGTGCCACTCTTCAAAACCGGCAAGCTGCTGCCCGACAGCGTGATCGCGCAGGGGACTGCGCCGCATACTGTCGGTTATGTCGAAAGCAAGGATGCCAAGACCTTCGCCTCGGGCGAGACCGAGCTCTTCACCATGATGCCGACCATCTACAATGCCGACACGCTCGGCATCCGTCCGGATCTGGTCGGTCGCGAGATCACCACCTGGGCCGACATCATGGACCCGGCCTTCAAGGGCAAGACCTCGATCCTCAACATTCCGTCGATCGGCATCATGGATGCGGCGATGATCTGCGAAGCCATGGGCATCATCAAATATGCCGACAAGGGCAACATGACGAAGGCCGAGATCGACACAACGATCGATTTCCTCATCAAGGCCAAGCAGGACGGCCAGTTCCGCGCCTTCTGGAAGTCGTTCGACGAGTCCGTTAACCTGATGGCCTCGGGCGAAGTCGTCATCCAATCGATGTGGTCGCCGGCCGTTGCCGCCGTCCGCTCGAAGGGCATCGCCTGCAAATACCAGCCGCTCAAGGAAGGCTATCGCTCCTGGGGCGGCGGTCTGGGTCTCGCCTCACACCTTTCCGGCGCGCAGCTCGACGCGGCCTATGAATACATCAACTGGTACACGTCCGGCTGGGTCGGCGGCTATCTGAACCGCCAGGGCTACTACTCCGCCTGCATGGAAACCGCGAAGGAATTCATGTCTGCCGACGAATGGGGCTACTGGATCGAAGGTAAGCCGGCGGCCGGCGACATCCTCTCTCCGGAAGGCAAGGTGATGGAAAAGGCCGGTGCAGTTCGCGACGGCGGCTCCTTCGAAGAGCGGATGGGCAAGGTCGCCTGCTGGAACTCCGTCATGGACGAGGACCGCTACATGGTCCGCCGCTGGAACGAGTTCATCGCGGCTTGA